Proteins encoded in a region of the Carassius gibelio isolate Cgi1373 ecotype wild population from Czech Republic chromosome B5, carGib1.2-hapl.c, whole genome shotgun sequence genome:
- the LOC127958340 gene encoding uncharacterized protein LOC127958340, whose amino-acid sequence MELIIRLLGGDVKRLEVSGGATVGELKKLISQIIGEPSYKQKLSADNGSRISLEDESRTLSSYGLHSGSVVSLLITNPGPFQVFVRNEKGQTGTYEVDINETVDQLQAKIYRKERVPVDQQRLIFNGRQLESGRKLQEYDISSGSSIHMTLRLRGG is encoded by the coding sequence ATGGAGCTGATAATAAGACTGCTGGGCGGAGATGTGAAGCGTCTGGAAGTGAGCGGTGGAGCCACAGTTGGTGAACTGAAGAAACTCATCTCTCAGATCATCGGAGAACCTTCTTACAAACAGAAGCTGTCTGCCGATAACGGTTCGCGTATCAGCCTTGAGGATGAGTCTCGAACCCTCAGCAGTTACGGTCTGCACTCTGGATCAGTGGTCAGTCTGCTCATCACCAACCCCGGACCTTTCCAAGTGTTCGTCAGGAATGAGAAGGGCCAGACCGGGACGTATGAAGTGGATATCAATGAGaccgtagatcagctccaggctaagATCTACCGCAAAGAGAGAGTCCCCGTGGACCAGCAGAGACTGATTTTCAACGGAAGACAGCTGGAGTCCGGCAGAAAGTTGCAGGAATACGACATCAGCTCAGGAAGCAGCATTCACATGACTCTCCGTCTGCGAGGAGGATGA